A window of the Juglans microcarpa x Juglans regia isolate MS1-56 chromosome 5D, Jm3101_v1.0, whole genome shotgun sequence genome harbors these coding sequences:
- the LOC121265529 gene encoding cellulose synthase-like protein E6 isoform X1, with protein MEKNSHLPLYATKSAKARIPFQLFALLLFVGVCFIFVYRVSNIPSEEEAGRWAWIGLFLSELWFCLYWFITVIVRWNPIYRCTFKDRLSLRYEEALPGIDIFVCTADPMIEPPAMVINTVLSVMAYDYPPQKLNVYLSDDGGSDLTFYAMVEASSFSKIWLPFCKKFKIEPRSPEAYFRTAVEPLEDHVTAKEWSSIKKSYEGMKKRIETTTKLGRTSEEIRKQHKGFREWNLVASRRDHQTILQILIDGKDPKAVDIEGQPLPTLVYLAREKRPQYHHNFKAGAMNALIRVSSRISNSPIILNLDCDMYSNNSESVRDAVCFYMDEEKGHEVGFVQFPQSFENITKNDVYGSSLNVIMGVEIPGFDGNGGPLFIGTGCFHRRNALCGQKYSDQECKVNWKEWNGIKIEESAGVLEDTSKVLASCTYEEKYTQWGNEVGLKYGCPVEDVLSGLAVHYRGWRSIYFNPARKGFIGLPPTTLLQSLVQHKRWSEGDFQIFASKYCPFVYGYKKIPLKLQLSYCIYMLWAPNCFATLYYVAVPSLCLLRGISLFPKLLSAWMLPFAFVIIFHRAYSLGEFLWFGGTVQGWWNDQRMWLFRRISSYIFGFLDYILKLVGFSKSAFVVTEKVADDDVSERYEQELMEFGASSPMFTIIATLALVNVFCLVGGMKKVIRMDVQSLVSEPFTLQILLCALLVLINLPVYQGLFLRKDKGRMPTSVTQQSVMFALLACALAMY; from the exons aTGGAAAAAAACTCTCATCTTCCGCTTTATGCGACAAAGTCAGCAAAGGCACGTATTCCTTTCCAATTATTTGCACTTTTACTCTTCGTGGGTGTATGCTTCATCTTTGTATATAGAGTGAGCAACATACCATCAGAAGAAGAAGCCGGAAGATGGGCTTGGATAGGATtgtttctctcagagctctggTTTTGCCTTTATTGGTTTATCACTGTAATTGTCCGATGGAATCCCATCTACCGTTGCACTTTCAAGGATCGGCTCTCTCTCAG ATACGAAGAGGCTTTGCCGGGCATAGACATATTCGTATGCACTGCGGACCCCATGATAGAACCACCAGCTATGGTAATCAACACAGTTCTATCAGTCATGGCTTATGACTATCCACCTCAAAAGCTAAACGTTTATCTCTCCGACGATGGCGGTTCCGATTTGACGTTCTACGCAATGGTGGAGGCCTCAAGTTTCTCAAAGATTTGGCTTCCCTTTTGCAAGAAATTCAAGATAGAACCAAGATCGCCAGAAGCTTATTTCCGAACAGCTGTTGAGCCACTTGAGGATCATGTCACGGCCAAGGAGTGGTCCTCCATCAAG AAATCATATGAAGGGATGAAGAAACGGATTGAAACCACCACAAAGCTAGGCCGAACTTCAGAAGAAATACGCAAACAACACAAGGGATTCAGAGAGTGGAATTTGGTTGCAAGCCGACGTGATCATCAAACCATTCTTCAA ATACTTATCGATGGGAAAGACCCCAAGGCTGTAGACATTGAAGGACAACCTTTGCCAACTTTGGTATACTTAGCACGTGAAAAGAGACCACAATACCACCACAACTTCAAAGCAGGAGCCATGAATGCACTG ataaggGTGTCATCGAGGATAAGCAATAGTCCCATAATTCTTAATTTGGATTGCGACATGTATTCAAACAATTCGGAGTCAGTGAGGGATGCTGTGTGTTTTTACATGGATGAAGAGAAGGGTCACGAAGTTGGCTTCGTACAGTTTCCACAGTCCTTCGAGAACATTACGAAGAACGACGTCTACGGCAGTTCCTTGAACGTAATAATGGGG GTGGAGATTCCAGGATTTGACGGGAATGGAGGACCACTCTTTATTGGTACCGGGTGCTTTCACAGAAGAAACGCTCTTTGTGGACAGAAGTATAGTGATCAGGAATGTAAGGTAAATTGGAAGGAATGGAATGGCATTAAAATAGAAGAGAGCGCGGGTGTCCTTGAAGATACTTCCAAAGTACTTGCAAGTTGCACTTATGAAGAGAAGTACACCCAATGGGGAAAcgag GTGGGTTTGAAGTATGGCTGTCCAGTGGAAGATGTCCTTTCGGGACTCGCTGTACATTATCGAGGTTGGAGATCCATATACTTCAATCCAGCAAGGAAAGGCTTCATCGGACTTCCTCCCACAACATTACTGCAATCACTTGTACAGCATAAAAGATGGAGTGAAGGTGATTTTCAGATATTTGCCTCAAAGTACTGCCCCTTTGTGTATGGGTACAAAAAGATTCCCCTCAAACTTCAACTTTCTTATTGCATCTATATGCTATGGGCTCCAAACTGCTTTGCCACGCTGTACTATGTTGCAGTACCTTCCTTGTGCCTGCTTAGAGGCATCTCCTTGTTTCCTAAG CTTTTGAGCGCATGGATGCTGCCATTTGCATTCGTCATCATTTTCCACCGGGCATACAGCcttggagaatttctttggTTTGGGGGGACAGTTCAAGGTTGGTGGAATGATCAAAGGATGTGGCTCTTCAGAAGAATTAGTTCCTACATCTTTGGCTTTCTTGACTACATTCTAAAACTAGTGGGATTTTCAAAGTCTGCCTTCGTAGTCACGGAAAAGGTGGCGGACGATGATGTCTCGGAGAGATACGAGCAAGAGCTTATGGAGTTTGGTGCTTCTTCTCCAATGTTTACCATTATAGCTACACTTGCGTTGGTAAACGTATTTTGTCTAGTCGGAGGAATGAAGAAGGTGATTAGAATGGACGTGCAAAGTTTGGTTTCAGAGCCATTTACGTTGCAGATTCTTCTTTGTGCTCTCCTGGTTCTAATCAACTTGCCTGTTTACCAAGGTCTCTTCCTAAGGAAAGACAAGGGCAGGATGCCAACGTCCGTAACTCAACAGTCAGTTATGTTTGCGCTATTGGCTTGTGCTTTAGccatgtattaa
- the LOC121265529 gene encoding cellulose synthase-like protein E6 isoform X2: MEKNSHLPLYATKSAKARIPFQLFALLLFVGVCFIFVYRVSNIPSEEEAGRWAWIGLFLSELWFCLYWFITVIVRWNPIYRCTFKDRLSLRYEEALPGIDIFVCTADPMIEPPAMVINTVLSVMAYDYPPQKLNVYLSDDGGSDLTFYAMVEASSFSKIWLPFCKKFKIEPRSPEAYFRTAVEPLEDHVTAKEWSSIKKSYEGMKKRIETTTKLGRTSEEIRKQHKGFREWNLVASRRDHQTILQILIDGKDPKAVDIEGQPLPTLVYLAREKRPQYHHNFKAGAMNALIRVSSRISNSPIILNLDCDMYSNNSESVRDAVCFYMDEEKGHEVGFVQFPQSFENITKNDVYGSSLNVIMGVEIPGFDGNGGPLFIGTGCFHRRNALCGQKYSDQECKVNWKEWNGIKIEESAGVLEDTSKVLASCTYEEKYTQWGNEVGLKYGCPVEDVLSGLAVHYRGWRSIYFNPARKGFIGLPPTTLLQSLVQHKRWSEVPSLCLLRGISLFPKLLSAWMLPFAFVIIFHRAYSLGEFLWFGGTVQGWWNDQRMWLFRRISSYIFGFLDYILKLVGFSKSAFVVTEKVADDDVSERYEQELMEFGASSPMFTIIATLALVNVFCLVGGMKKVIRMDVQSLVSEPFTLQILLCALLVLINLPVYQGLFLRKDKGRMPTSVTQQSVMFALLACALAMY; the protein is encoded by the exons aTGGAAAAAAACTCTCATCTTCCGCTTTATGCGACAAAGTCAGCAAAGGCACGTATTCCTTTCCAATTATTTGCACTTTTACTCTTCGTGGGTGTATGCTTCATCTTTGTATATAGAGTGAGCAACATACCATCAGAAGAAGAAGCCGGAAGATGGGCTTGGATAGGATtgtttctctcagagctctggTTTTGCCTTTATTGGTTTATCACTGTAATTGTCCGATGGAATCCCATCTACCGTTGCACTTTCAAGGATCGGCTCTCTCTCAG ATACGAAGAGGCTTTGCCGGGCATAGACATATTCGTATGCACTGCGGACCCCATGATAGAACCACCAGCTATGGTAATCAACACAGTTCTATCAGTCATGGCTTATGACTATCCACCTCAAAAGCTAAACGTTTATCTCTCCGACGATGGCGGTTCCGATTTGACGTTCTACGCAATGGTGGAGGCCTCAAGTTTCTCAAAGATTTGGCTTCCCTTTTGCAAGAAATTCAAGATAGAACCAAGATCGCCAGAAGCTTATTTCCGAACAGCTGTTGAGCCACTTGAGGATCATGTCACGGCCAAGGAGTGGTCCTCCATCAAG AAATCATATGAAGGGATGAAGAAACGGATTGAAACCACCACAAAGCTAGGCCGAACTTCAGAAGAAATACGCAAACAACACAAGGGATTCAGAGAGTGGAATTTGGTTGCAAGCCGACGTGATCATCAAACCATTCTTCAA ATACTTATCGATGGGAAAGACCCCAAGGCTGTAGACATTGAAGGACAACCTTTGCCAACTTTGGTATACTTAGCACGTGAAAAGAGACCACAATACCACCACAACTTCAAAGCAGGAGCCATGAATGCACTG ataaggGTGTCATCGAGGATAAGCAATAGTCCCATAATTCTTAATTTGGATTGCGACATGTATTCAAACAATTCGGAGTCAGTGAGGGATGCTGTGTGTTTTTACATGGATGAAGAGAAGGGTCACGAAGTTGGCTTCGTACAGTTTCCACAGTCCTTCGAGAACATTACGAAGAACGACGTCTACGGCAGTTCCTTGAACGTAATAATGGGG GTGGAGATTCCAGGATTTGACGGGAATGGAGGACCACTCTTTATTGGTACCGGGTGCTTTCACAGAAGAAACGCTCTTTGTGGACAGAAGTATAGTGATCAGGAATGTAAGGTAAATTGGAAGGAATGGAATGGCATTAAAATAGAAGAGAGCGCGGGTGTCCTTGAAGATACTTCCAAAGTACTTGCAAGTTGCACTTATGAAGAGAAGTACACCCAATGGGGAAAcgag GTGGGTTTGAAGTATGGCTGTCCAGTGGAAGATGTCCTTTCGGGACTCGCTGTACATTATCGAGGTTGGAGATCCATATACTTCAATCCAGCAAGGAAAGGCTTCATCGGACTTCCTCCCACAACATTACTGCAATCACTTGTACAGCATAAAAGATGGAGTGAAG TACCTTCCTTGTGCCTGCTTAGAGGCATCTCCTTGTTTCCTAAG CTTTTGAGCGCATGGATGCTGCCATTTGCATTCGTCATCATTTTCCACCGGGCATACAGCcttggagaatttctttggTTTGGGGGGACAGTTCAAGGTTGGTGGAATGATCAAAGGATGTGGCTCTTCAGAAGAATTAGTTCCTACATCTTTGGCTTTCTTGACTACATTCTAAAACTAGTGGGATTTTCAAAGTCTGCCTTCGTAGTCACGGAAAAGGTGGCGGACGATGATGTCTCGGAGAGATACGAGCAAGAGCTTATGGAGTTTGGTGCTTCTTCTCCAATGTTTACCATTATAGCTACACTTGCGTTGGTAAACGTATTTTGTCTAGTCGGAGGAATGAAGAAGGTGATTAGAATGGACGTGCAAAGTTTGGTTTCAGAGCCATTTACGTTGCAGATTCTTCTTTGTGCTCTCCTGGTTCTAATCAACTTGCCTGTTTACCAAGGTCTCTTCCTAAGGAAAGACAAGGGCAGGATGCCAACGTCCGTAACTCAACAGTCAGTTATGTTTGCGCTATTGGCTTGTGCTTTAGccatgtattaa